The Acidimicrobiia bacterium genome segment CCGGGTCACCCAGGCCCAGGTCTCGACCGTCCCCGCCGGGCCGACCTCGACCAGGTCCGGCTCGAGGCCCTCCCCGGTGGCGGGGTCCCACTCGAGCGGCGGCACCAGCACCCGGCCGTCGCGGGTCCGGGCGCCGAGGATGCGGCGGTCCCGCAGCCCGGTCAGGAACGGGCCGACCACCGGCCCGAGGGTCCGGGTGTAGGGGAACTCGATCGTGTGCGTCGTCCGGGGCGGCTCGGGCACCGCCGGAGTAGAACACATTCCATTTCTGGGTCACAAGTGGCGCCGTCAGCGCCGCTCCAGCAGCAGCCGGGTGGCGGACTCGAGCTCGGCGTTGACCGTCTCGGTGTCGTGCCAGCCGTTCACCCACCCGACGAGCCACCCGAACCACACCATCCGGAGGGTCCGGGCGACCGGCGGCTTCAGCCCGGCGTCGAGCCCGCCCATGGCCGCCGCGAGCACGGCGTCCATCGTCGCCATGATCTCGACCTGGCAGTCGCGGACCGCGGGGTCGGGCGAGGCGGTGGCGGTGACGAGGGCGGCGGTGCGGCGGGGCTCGAGCTCGGCGGCGCGCATGGCGCGGTGGAGAAGGTCCACGACCCGCTCGGCCGGGGTGCCGCCGACGGGCGGGCGGCGCTCGAAGCGCTCCGCCATCGCCCGCCACAGCTCGAGCTGGCACGCCGCCAGCAGGTGGTCCTTCGAGGTGAAGTAGCGGTAGATGGTGCCGAGGGCCACCTGGGCCCGGGTGGCCACGTCGCGCATCTGCACCGCGTCGTACCCGCCCTCGGCCGCGAGGTCGAGCGCGGCGTCGAGCACCCGGTCCCGCCGCGCCGCCTGGTTCGGCGTGAGCGTCTCGCCGTCGACGGCCACGTCAGCGCCCCGGCTCGGCGGCGACCGGCAGCGTCCCGACCACGCGCTCCTCGGCGACCGCGGTGTCGTCCCGCACCAGGTCGAGCACGGCCTCGGCCACGTCGTCGGGCGACAGGAGGCCCAGCACGGTCTCGGCCGCGTACGCCCAGTCGGCCCAGCGCTCCCCGTCGCCCGACTTCGGCAGCAGCGGGGTGTCGACGAGACCGGGCAGCACCGCGTTCACCCGGATGCGCTCCTCGGCGAGCGGGGCGCACGCGCGCGTGAACATCGTCACGCCGGCCTTCGTGGCCGAGTAGATCGGGTCGGCGGTGAGCGGGAACCGCGCCGCCATCGAGGCCGTGTTCACGATCGCGCCGCCGCCGCGACGCCGGAGCGCCGGCACCGCCAGGCGGGTCCCGACGACGACACCCCCGAGGTTGACCGCCATCACCCGCAGCAGCGTCTCGGGGGTGATGTCGGGCCAGGTCGGCTCGCCGCAGACGAGGCCGGCGTTGTTGTGGACGATGTCGACGCCACCGTGCTCGGCCTCGGCGGTCGCGAACAGCGCCTCGAGGGCGCGGGGCTCGGTGACGTCGGTGCGGACGAAGGAGGCGCGGCCGCCGGCGTCGTGGACCCGCCCCGTGGTCTCGCTGCCGCCGGCCTCGTCGACGTCGGCGACGACCACGGTGGCGCCGGCGCGGGCCAGCGCCACGGCGGTGGCCCGCCCGATCCCGGACCCCGCCCCGGTGACGACCGCCACCCTGCCGTCGATCTCCACGGCGGCCATGCTCGCACGGGACGAGAACACGTTCCAGGTGCCCGGCGTACGATCAGCCCGTGGACGAGCACCGAGAGACGCCGGACGGGCCTCGCCTGGCCTTCGCGCACCTCGACGACGTCCCGTGGACCGAGGTCATCGCCCAGCAGCACGGCGACCGGCGAGTCTCGGTCCACGAGAAGTTCCTCGAGTGGACGCCCCAGCGCATGGTGGCGCTCGGCCGGTACGACCCCGGCCTGGTGATCGAGCGCCACGGCCACGCCAGCGACAACGTCCTCTACGTGCTGGCGGGCGACCTGGACGTCGGCGGACGCCCCTGCCCGGCCGGGACGCTGATCATCCTCGAGCGCGGCGCCGTGTTCGGACCGCTCACCGCGGGGCCGTCCGGGTGCCTGCTGTTCGAGATCTGGGGCGACGACGTCACGCCGGTCCCCGCCGACAAGGAGGGCTACGCGAAGCTCCTCGCCGAGCGCGGGATCACGCGGCTGCCCAACCCCGGCTTCGAGCGCCCCGCCGGCGCGCCGCCGAGCGACCTCGGCACCGGCGACCGCTGGTCATAGGCCTGGCGCCACCAGCGCCGCGATCGTCCCGGCGGCCGCGTCGAGGCGCGCCGCCGTCGCCCGGACGACGTCGAGGGGCTCACCGATCGGGTCGGCGATCTCGTCGTCGGGCCGGCCCAGCGGTCGCCCGGCCGGCCGGCCGTCGGCGACCCGCGCCGCCCACGCCCGCAGGCCCTCGTCGGGTCGGCGCGGCCCGACCGCGGTCCCGAGCCGGGCCGCCTCGACGATCAGGAACGTGCGGGCGCCCGCGTCCGGGTCGTGCGCGAGGACGCCCCATACGTGCTCCCGGGTCATGCCCAGCACGAGGTCGGCGCCGGCGACGAGCGCGCCCGTCACCGAGCGGCTGGCGTGGCCCGAGAGGTCCAAGCCGTACTCCCGCATCACCGCGACGAGCGCCGGCGGCGACGGGCCCGGCCACGCCACGAACCCGGCCGAGTGCACGCGGGCGTCCAGGCTCCGGCCGGCGAGCCGCGCTCGCAGCATCGCCTCGGCCATGGCCGAGCGAGCGATGTTCCCCGTGCACACGACGAGGATGTCGCCCGAGCGGGACCCGTCAATGAGGCGAGATGGTACGGCGCCGTACACTGCGGGCCGCACGAGGGGGCAGCCGGTGGGCGCAGCGCTCGACGACGACCGCGTCATCGATGTCGACGGGCACGTCTGGGAGCCGGACCAGGTGTGGGAG includes the following:
- a CDS encoding OB-fold domain-containing protein: MPEPPRTTHTIEFPYTRTLGPVVGPFLTGLRDRRILGARTRDGRVLVPPLEWDPATGEGLEPDLVEVGPAGTVETWAWVTRPGRKHPLDHPFAFALVRLDGAHTGLLHVVDAGSMERMRTGMRVVARWKDERIGHITDLAFVPEETS
- a CDS encoding TetR family transcriptional regulator, which encodes MAVDGETLTPNQAARRDRVLDAALDLAAEGGYDAVQMRDVATRAQVALGTIYRYFTSKDHLLAACQLELWRAMAERFERRPPVGGTPAERVVDLLHRAMRAAELEPRRTAALVTATASPDPAVRDCQVEIMATMDAVLAAAMGGLDAGLKPPVARTLRMVWFGWLVGWVNGWHDTETVNAELESATRLLLERR
- a CDS encoding SDR family NAD(P)-dependent oxidoreductase; the encoded protein is MAAVEIDGRVAVVTGAGSGIGRATAVALARAGATVVVADVDEAGGSETTGRVHDAGGRASFVRTDVTEPRALEALFATAEAEHGGVDIVHNNAGLVCGEPTWPDITPETLLRVMAVNLGGVVVGTRLAVPALRRRGGGAIVNTASMAARFPLTADPIYSATKAGVTMFTRACAPLAEERIRVNAVLPGLVDTPLLPKSGDGERWADWAYAAETVLGLLSPDDVAEAVLDLVRDDTAVAEERVVGTLPVAAEPGR
- a CDS encoding protein tyrosine phosphatase; protein product: MTRSSSSAAPTGCPLVRPAVYGAVPSRLIDGSRSGDILVVCTGNIARSAMAEAMLRARLAGRSLDARVHSAGFVAWPGPSPPALVAVMREYGLDLSGHASRSVTGALVAGADLVLGMTREHVWGVLAHDPDAGARTFLIVEAARLGTAVGPRRPDEGLRAWAARVADGRPAGRPLGRPDDEIADPIGEPLDVVRATAARLDAAAGTIAALVAPGL